The Panthera tigris isolate Pti1 chromosome A1, P.tigris_Pti1_mat1.1, whole genome shotgun sequence region catatcataatgaaactggcaaaatacaaggataaagagaaaattctgaagcagctagggataaacatgatCTAACTTATAAAAGGAGACCCATAAGACttgtggcagacctatctactaaaacttggcaggccagaaaggaatggcaggaaatcttcaatgtgatgaacagaaaaaaaatatgcagccaagaatccttcatCTACCAAGTCTGTCATccagaatagaagagaaaaaaggacttctcaaacaaataaaaactgaaggaattcatcaccactaaaccggccctacaagagatcctaaggggattccgtgagtgaaatgttgcaaggaccacaaagtaccagagaaaacactacaagcatgaaacgtACAGAAATCACaaggactctaaacccatatctttctataataacaccaaatataaatgcactaaatgctccaaccacaAGACATagttatcagaatggataaaacaacaacaataacaacaacaacaacaacaacaagacccatctatttgctgtctataagagactcattttagacctgaggacaccttcagattcaaagtgaggggatagagaactacctatcatgctactggaagtcaaaagaaagctggagtagccatacttatatcagaaaaactagactttaaattaaaagctgtaacaagaggtgaagaaggggaTTATATAGTAATTACAAgctctatccatcaggaagagtgaacaattataaatgtctatgcgctgaatacaggagcccccaaatacataaaacaattaatcacagaCAAACCAACCTTATttataagaatgtggtaattgcaggggactttaatactccacttacaacaatggatagatcatctagacacaggatcaataaagaaacgaGGCCCATGAATGATAAATTGGattagatggacttgacagacatatttagaactctgcatgccaaagcaacagaatgcactttcttctccagtgcacatgaaaaATTCtgcaagatagatcacatactgggtcacaaaaaaagcccttcataagtatacaagaattgagatcataccatgcacactttcagaccacaatgctatgaagcttgaaatcaaccacagaaaaaagtctggaaaacctccaaaagcatgggggTTAAAGGACACcctatgaaagaatgaaagggacaaccagacaattagagaaggaattaaatatttatgtaaacaaatgaaaatgaaaatacaacaatttaaatgctttgggatgcagcgaaggcagtcctgagaggaaaatacattgcaatccaggcctatctccataaacaagaaaaatcccagatacaaaatctaacagcacacctaaaggaaatacaagcagaaaagcaaagatacctcaaacccagcagaagagaaataataaagatcagagcagaaataaacaatatagaattttttaaaaaactgtaaagcagatcaatgaaaccaagagttgccttttgaaaaaataaacaaaattgataaacctctagccaggcttctcaaaaagaaaagggggaggacccaaatagataaaaacatgaatgaaaatggaatgatcacaaccaatccctcagaaatacaagcaattatcatggaatactatgaaaacttatacgacaacaaactggacaacctggaagaaatagacaaattcctaagcatgcACACATTTCCCAaagtcaaacaggaagaaatagaaaacatgaacagacccataaccagcaaagaaattgaatcagttatcaagaATAACCCAATAAATAagattccaggaccagatggcttccctggggaattctaccaaacattgaaatcagaaataatacctatccttctcaagctgttccaaaacatagaaagggaaggaaaacttgcagactcattctatgaggccagcattactttgattcctaaaccaaatAGAAACCCAAcaataaaagagaactacaggccaatatccctgatgaatatggatgcaaaaaattctccataagatactagcaaattgaattcaacagcatataaaaagaattattcaccaagatcaagtgggattcattcctgggatgcagagctggttcaacattcacaaatcaatcaatatgatatatcacattaataaaagaaaagatgagaaccatatgatcctgtcatcgatgcagaaaaggcctttgacaaaattcagcatcctgtcttaataaaaaccctcaagcaaatggaatgattttccattttccaatgGAATAGAAGTAACTTCCAATGGGATAGAAgtaacatacttaaacatcataaagccatttatgaaaagcccacatctaatatcatcctccatggggaaaaactgagacgtttctccctgagatcagaaacatgacaggtatgtccactctcaccagtgttgtttaacatagtgttggaagttctagcatcagcaatcaggcaccaaaattggcaaagatgaagttaagctttcactttttgcagatgacatgatattatacatggaaaatccgatagactccaccaaaagtctgctagaactgatacatgaattcagcaaagttgcaggatatgaaatcaatgtacagaaatcagtggcattcttatacactaataatgaagcaacagaaagacaaatgaagaaactgatcccattcacaattgcaccaagaagcataaaatacctaggaataaacctaaccaaagatgtaaaagatctgtatgctgaaaactatacaaagcttatgaaggaaattgaagaagatataaagaaatggaaaaacattccgtgctcatgcattggaagaataaatattgtgaaaatgtcaataacacccaaagctatctacacattcaatgcaatcccaatcaaaattgcaccagcattcttctcgaaactagaacaagcaatcctaaaattcatatggaaccacaaaaggccccgaatagccaaagtacttttgaagaagaagaccaaagcaggaggcatcacaatcccagactttagcttctactaccaagctgtcatcatcaagacaacatggtattggcacaaaaacagacacatagaccaatggtatagaatagaaaccccagaactagacccacacaagtatggccaactaatctttgacaaagaaggaaaaatatacaatggaaaaaagacagtctctttaacaaatggtgctgggagaactggacagcaacatgcagaagaatgacactagaccactttcttacatcattcacaaaaacaaactcaaaatggataaaggacctgaatgtgagacagaaaagtatcaaaaccctagaggagaaagcaggaaaaaaacctctctgatctcagccgcagcaatttcttacttgacacatccccaaagggaattaaaagcaaaaaggaactattgggacctcatgaagataaaaagcttctgcattacagaggaaacaatcaacaaaactaaaaggcaaccaaagggatgggaagagatatttgcaaatgacatatcggacaaagggctagtatccaaaatctataaagagctcaccaaactccacaccccaaaaccaaataatccagtgaagaaattggcagaaaacatggatacttctctaaagaagatatccggatggccaacaggcacataaaaagatgctcaacatcactcctcatcatggaaatacaaatcaaaaccacactgagatactacctcaagccagtcagagtggctaaaatgaacaaatcaggagactatagatgctggagaggatgtggagaaacgggaaccctcttgcactgttgggaatgcaaattggtgcagccactctggaaaacagtgtggaagttcctcaaaaaatatattaaaaatatatctaccctatgacccagcaatagcactgctaggaatttacccaagggatacaggagtgctgatgcagaggggcactcataccccaatgtttatagcagcactttcaaaggtagccaaattatggaaagagcctcaatgtccatcaactgactaatggataaagaaattatggttaatatacacaatggaatactacgtggcaatgagaaagaatgaaatatggccttttgtagcaaggtggatggaactggagagtgttatgctaagtgaaataactcatacaggtaaagacagataccatgtgttttcactcatgtggatcctgagatacttaacagaagtccatggaggaggggaagaaaaaaaaagaggttagagagggagagagccaaagcataagagattcttaaaaactgagaacaaactgatggttgattgggggctgagagagaggggagggtgagtggtgggtattgaggagggcacttttgggatgagcactgggtgttgtatggaaaccaatttgacaataaatttcatctttaaaaaaaaaaagtatattgaagtcagtgaaaatgataacaccacaacccaaaacctctgggacacagcaaaggcgctCATAAGAGGGacgtatatagcaatccagggcttcctaaagaaggaagaaagatctcagatacagaacctaaccttacgccttaaggagctggaaaaagaatggcaaataaaacccaaaagcagcagaagacaggaaataataaagattagggcagaaattaatgcttttgaaaccaaaaccaaaaccaaaaacaaaatggtagaacagatcaatgaagccaaaagctggttctttgaaagaattaacaaaactgataaaccactagccagtttgatcgaaaagaaaaaggaaaggtcccaagtaaataaaatcaagaatgaaagaggatcgatcacaaccaacacttcaaagataaaaacaataataagagaataatatgagcaattatatgccaataaaatgagcaatctggaagtaacaaacaaattcctagaaacatatacactaccaaaactgaaacagaaagaaatagaaaatttgaacagacccataagcaaTAAGGATATCGAATTAGTAACACGTCGAGCagcacgtctctggaggcaagggaaacaaaacacgACGTGCTACTAACACGTCGAATTAGTAAtcaacacgtctctggaagcaagggaaacaaaggaaaaatgaactactgggacctcatcaaaacaaaaaccttttgcacagcgaaggaagcaatcagcaaaactaaaacacaactgatagaatgggagaagagattttcaaacgacatatcagataaagggttagtatccaaaatctataaggaacctatcaaactgaacacccccataaaacaaataatccagtgaagaaatgggcaaaagacatgaatagatacttctccaaagaagacatccagatgaccaaccgacacatgaaaaaatgctcaacttcactcatcatcagggaaatacaaatcaaaatcacaatgagataccacctcacacctgtcagaattgctaatattaacaactcaggcaagaacagatgttggtgaggatgcagagaaagaagatctcttttgcactgctagtgggaatgcaaactagtgctgccactgtagaaaacagtatggacattcctcaaaatttatatgtatgtatgtatgtatgtatgcgtgtgtgtgtgtgtgtgtatacatatatatgtatatatatatatatttatatatatatatttatttatatttatatttatatatatttgagtatTTTCAATGCTTTGTGtttgcccaaagaaaataaaaacacttattcAAAAAACTATGTGCACCCCTGTGTTTTTGCAATgttaatagccaagacatggaaacaacccaagtgcacATCAACTGAAAATTGGATAAAGAataagtggtatatatacacaatgcaatattaaccacaagaaagaataaaatcttgccattttcaactacatggatggagttagaaggtataaagctaaataaaataagtcagtccgagAAAAAATACCATGCAATTTCACTTGCATGTggaataataaaagtaatgaacaaggttaaaagagacaaacaaataaataaaaatcatagaacaaagtggtggttgccagaggaaaggtgggaggagggatgaggaaatagataaaggggattaaaagcatacttatgatgagcactgggtgttgtatggaaatgttgtatcactatattgtacgtatgaaactaatataacactaatGCTAATTATACATGAATgtgtatattaaataaataaattttaaaaataaaaaggaacaagataCAGTGATGAAGTTGCATGGACTAACAATATGATATTCCTCAACAAAAATCCTACTGGGAACCATGTATACCAACTGGAATCATATCCAATGTTAAACCTTGAAAAAACCTTGACACAACAGCATTTGTGATGCaaaaagatttccttttgtttagaAAAGGGTACATTTAGAGACTAAGTACATAAAACTATCCAACAATTCAATTATTCAAATCTGCATTttgtcaaaatgaagaaaaatctgtGTCTACATATATTTACTAAAAACCTTCCAAGTACTTTTTGGTaagactttttaatatttatctcttCTATATGTTAGCAATGTGAAATTGTGTATGTTAaagtatttattagaaaaaaaaatgtttatgggggcacctgtgtggctcagtcacttaagcatctgacttaggctcaggtcatgatcttgcagtgcaTAAGTTTcagtcctatgtcaggctctgtgctgacagctcagagccgggagcctgcttcagattctgtgtctccttccttctctgcccctcccgtgctcatgctctgtctctgtgtctctcagcaataaataaatgttaaaaaaaattttaactaaagaaaagaaaaagaaaagcatgtttaCATTTACTGGTAGTTATGAATTGTGTTTTTCATAAACAGTTGAAACATGCTAACAATCTTATCTTAATTGACCTTTACCAATCATGTTAGAATTAATACGGTACGTATATAAAATTGGGTGGATTCTCTAAATAGAAAGAAGCTATAGGATTATttcctggaaaaaagaaaaaaaagaaaagaaaagaaaaaagcaaattggTAATTCTAAATGACTTATTTCAACATAGGCTAAAACATTGTTTTAACACTGTTGTTTATACAGGCCCACACTAAATGCATGTGACATTGCACCAGAAGCTACCCAGAGAGTACACGTGACCTATACTTACAACTTGCAATGCCTAGTACATTCAAGTATAAATGTATCAAAACcaccaaaaggcaaaaacattaaaaaggattCAGAGATTTCCTaaagacacaaaagaagaaaaattacaacaAACTTTCTTCTATTTAGAGAAATCGGAAAATAAAGTAGTACACACCTAAACTAACTTGCCCTCCTAATTCTCTGCAATATTCAcatgtttttctaatttctattaaTCCAGTAAAGAAGTGTtggctgaaaataaaaaataacggGGCATcttgtggttcagtcggttgagggtgcaaatttggctcaggttgtgatctcatagttcatgagtttgggccccatgtcttGCTTACTGCAGTTAGTGCAgtgtctgctttggatcctctgtcccccttttttctgcctctttcctgttcatgctctccctctcactctctcaaaaataaataaacatttaaaaattaataaataaaaacaaagcttctCTTGTTCAAGGAAATGGTTGTTGAACATAAGAAAAGAAGTATTAAAACTGAGCATGAACATAAAGAAgctgggattttaaaaaaataagtaaaacttatgCAAAATTAAATCTagacatacttatttttaaagtatttctaaaatatcagagttctccagaaaaacagaatcaatagAATGCACAGATacagataatagatagatgagagacagaaagatgatagatagatagatagatagatagacaatagatagatagatagatgatagatagataaatagataatgaTACAGACACACATTGGTAGACAGGTATATAGATAGAGAGGTAGACAGTTAGACAGAGGGAGTCACAAGTTGAAAATCTTCAGGACAAGCTGAAGACCCAAGAAAGAGTTGATGTTGCAGCCAAAGCCCAACCATGGTCTGAAGGCAGAATTCAGTCTTTCTAGGGGAACTCAGATTGTTTTATCATAAGACCTTCCACTAATTGCAGAGTTCTCCACATAATGGAGAGCAATTGATtattcaaagtctactgatttaagttttaatctcatctaaaaataccttcacagaaaatCCTGACTGGGGTTTGAAATACCCAGATATTATGGCCTCGTCAAGTACACACATAAAGTTCAGAATTACAGAGACTAATTAGTTCCCAGAAATAGTTGaaagtttattaatttcattaatttttacaacttaaaaattctcattttcaccTTTTACAACAaagtctaagaaaaaaatattgcaaagTAAACCGTGGCTTGCCATTAAATCTTGAATCGTTTCTACTTCAGAACAGTCAGAAGGTGAAAATACATAGGTTAATGAATGAACTATACTTCCATATTCATCATAATTTAATATCATCACTATcattataatcatcatcatcattagcaTCATTTATCCTGGCAAATGTTCTCATACTAAGCAGCTGTGGCCTGGTTACTTTCCACACTGTTCCCATCCACATGTTAACATGACACTATTTCCTTCTATGACCCTCTGCTCTTGAATTGTTAAGAATTGTATccctaaaataaaagagagagaggcaatccaagaaacagacttttgacAATAGAGAACAACGTGATGGTCACCAGaggacaggtgggtggggggatgggctaaatgtgtaatggggattaaggactggacttgttgagatgagcactgggtattgtatgaaagtattgaatcactacattgtacatcttaaattaatattacactgtatgttcactaactggaatgtaaataaaatctttaaaaaagaaaataaaataattgtatccCTAATTTTTTCCCACTGCAGGTGTACTGCCTTCTTTGAAACTTGTTTCAATAAAGACTTTTCAAGTCAGTGACTTTCAAACTTTTGTGTCAATGATTCATATAGGTAAAATAtttgatacacatacacacatagacactCACACAACTGACTTACCCTACCTTGTGCAATCCTCTCTGaaattttctattccattttatgCTAACTTAACTCACTGTTAAACGCCTGTTGCCTTAAATGCTTGTCAAATTGATTCAATGACCAATAAGTGGCATATGACctggaattttaaagaaatactgttCCTAGAGAAGCAGTTATAAATTATTTGCacggggaaggaggaggcagacaACAGCCTGAATTAGTAATGGTATACTTTCCACAGGGATCTAGAATTTTTGGAACAAAAGAGTATATGGAATGGAACAAATGAACCTCAAAATACCATTCACTCcctcacacatacatgcacacatttttCTGCCTGAAGTCTCCTTCTCCTTAGATCTGAATCAATAGTAGAGCACTTGGGGGGATcgtaggttaaatgtctgacttcggctcaggtcaagatcttgtggttcaaatcaggctctgtgctgacagctcagagcctggagcttgcttcaaattctgtgtctccctctctctatgcccctcccctgctctctctctctcaaaaattaataaacattcaaaatttaaaataaataaataaataaatagatctgACTTAATAGTCACATTATAGTTTTCTGGAATCATAGTCTAAAGTTAGCTGCAAAGAAATAATTATCACCCTATAAACCCCACTAAGCAAAGAGgaagtagcatttttttttccaccagcaCATTATCTTTTGAGTCTGTCACTTGGAAGGACACAGGGTTCTCTCCATCTACCGGCAAGCAAAGATACAAGTTATTTAGTTTAGGATCCCTGAAAGAGAGAAGACCTTGCTCTGTTCACATTCTAGCATCTGATATGACATCGTGCATTGTTATTGCCCTGGAACAAAGAGTTTTCATGGACAATAAGTATCTCAGGATGAGTGATACCTGCCGCATCAGTGCCCTATTGCATCCAACAGGCTGTGGTCTTTCCCAAGAACCTTCCACATGGCTCCCTTCACATCTTTGTTTCTCAGTGTGTAGATGAAAGGATTCAGAGTGGGGGTCACCAGACAGTAGAAGAGGGTTAGGAACTTGCCCTGGTCCTGGCTTGCCACATTCCCAGGCTGCATGTACATGTAGATTATAGTGCTGTAGAAGAGAGACACTACAATCATGTGGGAAGAGCAGGTGTTGAAGGCCTTGTGCCTCCCAGCTGCAGACCGGATCCGCAAAACTGTGGCTATAATATAGCCATAGGAAACCAGTATCATGGCGAGGGGCACCAGGACAATGGGGATGGCCAAGAAGAAAACCAGGCCTTCAACATGCCTAGTGTCCACACAGGAGATGCGGATGATGGCTGGCATCTCACACACAAAGTGGTTGATGTGATGGTGACCACACCGCTTCAAGGACATTGTCAGTGGGGACATGAGGATGGAATTGGCAATCCCAGTGAGCCAGGCACAGGCTGCCAGTCGCAGGCACAGCTGTGGGTGCATGATGGTCATGTAGTGAAGAGGCTTGCAAACAGCCACaaagcggtcataggccatgacAGAAAGAAGAATGCATTCAATGCCACCCACAGACAGGAACGCAAAGAGTTGTATGACACAGCCCATATAGGTAATGGTC contains the following coding sequences:
- the LOC102954836 gene encoding putative olfactory receptor 2W6, yielding MERNESSRNFILLGFSDRPKLEMVLFFTNMVFYFLAVMGNSTIIFLSLVDPRLHRPMYFFLCNLSLLDLCYTSSSIPQMLVNLWGPQKTITYMGCVIQLFAFLSVGGIECILLSVMAYDRFVAVCKPLHYMTIMHPQLCLRLAACAWLTGIANSILMSPLTMSLKRCGHHHINHFVCEMPAIIRISCVDTRHVEGLVFFLAIPIVLVPLAMILVSYGYIIATVLRIRSAAGRHKAFNTCSSHMIVVSLFYSTIIYMYMQPGNVASQDQGKFLTLFYCLVTPTLNPFIYTLRNKDVKGAMWKVLGKDHSLLDAIGH